One Fuerstiella marisgermanici DNA window includes the following coding sequences:
- a CDS encoding Gfo/Idh/MocA family protein → MRLLSTITAFALLTFATATSADEPIKVGMIGLDTSHCLAFAKLMNNADDPKHVPGCRLTVVYPKGSPDIESSVTRVPKYTEDIQKYGVKIVHDLEAMVQQVDAVLLETNDGRPHLEQIIPVLKAGKPCFIDKPIAGSLEDCIAIFELSKHYKSPVFSSSSLRYGKNTQAVRNGSIGDVMGASTYSPCSLEKTHPDLYWYGIHGCESLFTVMGPGVETVVRTQTDSTELVTGTWNDGRIGTFRGIRSGKTGYGGHAFGAKGIAEIGGYNGYDPLLVEIVEFFKSGKPPISEEETTDIYAFMEAADESKRQGGKPVKVADVMGKAKEAAAKKIAAVTGQ, encoded by the coding sequence ATGCGACTTCTGTCAACGATTACCGCTTTCGCCCTTCTTACGTTCGCTACCGCGACATCTGCTGATGAGCCAATCAAAGTTGGCATGATCGGACTGGATACGTCGCACTGTCTGGCATTTGCCAAACTGATGAATAACGCTGATGACCCGAAACACGTGCCGGGTTGCCGACTGACGGTCGTGTACCCCAAGGGTTCGCCGGACATCGAAAGCAGCGTAACGCGAGTTCCCAAATACACCGAAGACATCCAGAAATATGGCGTCAAAATTGTCCACGACCTCGAGGCCATGGTGCAGCAGGTTGATGCCGTCCTGCTGGAAACAAACGACGGCCGACCTCACCTTGAACAGATCATTCCCGTCCTGAAAGCCGGCAAACCATGCTTTATTGACAAGCCGATCGCTGGAAGTCTTGAAGACTGTATTGCGATTTTCGAGCTATCAAAGCACTATAAATCGCCCGTTTTTTCGTCGTCGTCACTGCGGTATGGAAAAAACACACAGGCTGTGCGAAACGGTTCGATCGGCGACGTAATGGGCGCCAGCACGTATTCGCCATGTTCACTTGAGAAGACTCATCCAGACCTGTACTGGTACGGGATTCACGGTTGTGAGAGCCTGTTTACAGTGATGGGGCCCGGCGTGGAAACTGTCGTGCGAACCCAGACGGACAGCACAGAACTCGTCACCGGCACATGGAATGATGGACGAATCGGCACTTTCCGAGGTATCCGCTCCGGCAAAACCGGCTACGGCGGCCACGCGTTTGGAGCGAAGGGCATCGCCGAAATCGGCGGCTACAACGGCTACGACCCACTGCTGGTCGAGATTGTCGAATTCTTCAAGTCCGGCAAGCCTCCGATTAGCGAAGAAGAAACCACCGACATCTACGCCTTCATGGAAGCCGCCGACGAAAGCAAACGCCAGGGCGGTAAGCCCGTTAAGGTAGCCGATGTAATGGGAAAGGCGAAAGAAGCCGCCGCCAAGAAAATTGCGGCAGTTACTGGTCAGTAG
- a CDS encoding sugar phosphate isomerase/epimerase family protein, with product MGFNGIEAPIRPGGHIEPEAVPDKLPQLVAALEKQNQKLTVLTSNINDPSDPLSEAVLRTAAKLGIRYYRMQYFKYDESKSITKQIDEWRMKMKDLAALNKQLGITAVYQNHAGRNYFGAPIWDLHRGLDGIDPTQVGVAYDIRHATVEAGMSWPIGFHLIRPHIQVVYVKDFTWGEARPTNVPLGDGRVDSKFFRMLARTDFRGPVSLHEEYIDHRKPELVPEHWEAIRKDLKTLKSWL from the coding sequence ATCGGTTTCAACGGAATTGAAGCGCCCATTCGGCCGGGTGGCCACATCGAACCCGAAGCGGTGCCCGATAAGCTACCTCAACTTGTCGCCGCACTGGAAAAGCAGAATCAGAAGCTCACAGTTCTGACATCCAACATCAACGATCCGTCAGATCCCCTCTCCGAAGCCGTTTTAAGAACAGCAGCGAAACTCGGCATTCGGTATTACCGCATGCAGTACTTCAAGTACGATGAAAGCAAGTCAATCACGAAACAGATTGACGAGTGGCGCATGAAAATGAAGGACCTTGCTGCCCTGAACAAGCAGTTGGGAATCACGGCCGTCTACCAGAATCATGCCGGTCGCAATTATTTTGGAGCTCCCATCTGGGACCTGCACCGCGGTCTCGACGGCATCGATCCCACGCAAGTCGGCGTCGCGTATGACATCCGACACGCCACCGTCGAAGCAGGCATGAGCTGGCCGATCGGCTTCCATTTAATTCGACCTCATATTCAGGTCGTCTACGTCAAAGACTTCACTTGGGGCGAGGCGCGGCCGACCAATGTGCCCCTGGGTGACGGGCGAGTAGATTCGAAGTTCTTCCGAATGCTGGCCAGAACTGATTTCCGAGGCCCCGTTTCCCTACACGAAGAATACATCGACCACCGCAAACCCGAATTGGTTCCGGAACACTGGGAAGCCATTCGTAAGGACCTGAAGACACTGAAGTCCTGGCTATAG